The following are from one region of the Corythoichthys intestinalis isolate RoL2023-P3 chromosome 17, ASM3026506v1, whole genome shotgun sequence genome:
- the pmchl gene encoding pro-melanin-concentrating hormone, like, protein MRQSVICVIFSAALLLHSSCASPMGLAEESSLEQDTLASLLSEEVTDNIRGEADLFTDGKSRGQRVIVVADPSLWRDLRALHNGMPLYKRRADDNSQVVEHRNSGQELSIPILRRDTMRCMVGRVYRPCWEV, encoded by the coding sequence ATGAGACAGTCCGTCATCTGCGTGATCTTCTCCGCTGCGCTCCTGCTGCACTCTTCTTGCGCGTCGCCCATGGGCCTGGCTGAAGAGAGCTCCTTGGAGCAGGATACATTGGCCTCCTTGCTGAGCGAGGAGGTGACAGACAACATCCGCGGCGAGGCGGATCTGTTCACCGACGGCAAATCGAGAGGGCAGAGGGTCATCGTTGTTGCAGATCCGAGTCTTTGGCGTGACCTGCGAGCGCTGCACAATGGAATGCCGCTCTACAAGCGACGAGCTGATGACAACAGCCAGGTCGTTGAACATAGAAACAGCGGTCAGGAGCTGAGCATCCCCATCCTGAGGCGGGACACCATGAGATGCATGGTGGGACGTGTGTACCGACCATGCTGGGAAGTTTAG